A genomic stretch from Carassius auratus strain Wakin chromosome 35, ASM336829v1, whole genome shotgun sequence includes:
- the LOC113054096 gene encoding jacalin-related lectin 34-like — protein MLGADTGGHMLGAGTGGHILRASNGEHILGAGTGEHILRAGTGGHILEAGTGGHMLGAGTGEHILGAGTGGHILEAGTGGHMLGAGTGEHILGAGTGEHMLGAGTGGHILGADTGGHMLGAGTGGHMLGAGTGEHIPRAGTCESEAPSGLDEGTMDKEGLDGTSRDKAEISRSDSQSMRSSSLFWHFAAP, from the coding sequence ATGTTAGGAGCAGACACTGGAGGGCACATgttaggagcaggcactggagggcACATTCTAAGAGCAAGCAATGGAGAGCACATTCTAGGAGCAGGAACTGGAGAGCACATTCTAAGAGCAGGCACTGGAGGGCACATTCTAGAAGCAGGCACTGGAGGGCACATgttaggagcaggcactggagagcacattctaggagcaggcactggagggcacattctagaagcaggcactggagggcacatgttaggagcaggcactggagagcacattctaggagcaggcactggagagCACATgttaggagcaggcactggagggcACATTCTAGGAGCAGACACTGGAGGGCACATgttaggagcaggcactggagggcacatgttaggagcaggcactggagagCACATTCCAAGAGCAGGCACATGTGAATCAGAAGCCCCCTCAGGGCTGGACGAGGGAACCATGGACAAAGAAGGGCTGGATGGGACCAGTAGAGACAAAGCAGAGATCTCCAGATCAGATTCCCAGTCAATGAGATCCTCCTCCTTGTTTTGGCATTTTGCCGCACCATAG